A stretch of the Actinomyces qiguomingii genome encodes the following:
- a CDS encoding HNH endonuclease signature motif containing protein: MFEGRGVESQPARRARAGRVAPPAAVKMMVEPLPEPQSQHPAGSLPDEVGDLVGRLSGVPAGADLADLIEGLLSVLLVPAHPGATTDDTDGAADANEALSIPDTDAVLTAVTSPAEQALGELAGALGPDWGQGMGADALACLGGQVLSELVGACHRLGAWAAWAEGVAAACLTRTAEMNRGTPPWGPGGELECLVTDDERRFTASGEIAARLGTTRSSAGLLLDRGQALLQPEFAATEALHRAGLLDTSKTALIVRRLQDVSPDTAAAVQERVLARAPRRTCSQLGRDIDRALASLDPMGISGRRRRDVAARRVTRPRPAGEGTHEMRLLLPSLDALLLDATLDAIAASARAGGDNRTLSQLRADAITGMTLRTLQGSQNLACRTVNTNNTSTVTGRDSGVDINGANSDGINSDGAEHNGANSDGAGGDDYGEPPTSAVAGDVAPATFTAAVSATGPTFEGGGPGAAGLLPDGVPLPGLLGALSSLVEPSRPWWTPSGIRPVFPPPGITINVDVTVPLSLILPDGSGESLPGGGGSDPPTASGRSLSAAGSGSSLPTTSVRGSSVPTGAEIVQAAGDESAGDESAGDATASRAIEAAEAAETAGAAEVVVGAGRVAVPASTAKALAAGGTWRRLVTDPLSGVVLDVGRTHYRPPAGLRDLVQARDQECVFPGCTTPAARCDVDHVIPWVAGGVTSLNNLAALCQAHHRLKHTPGWTLSRQNTADGDGALIWTTPTGARYRRTPDGTITLLPRRVGPRQLATPAQQAPQHLADAVDNAVVSRLEHGLSLAAQAQEQAQAQAQRTAPVSGSGVATAAVLGGVSTRAGTRPGLPPQPPQVQVVSRGPRPGHPIGAFETTPFPQALHDLGLAPLLEQIPPF, from the coding sequence ATGTTCGAAGGTAGGGGTGTTGAGAGCCAACCCGCCCGGCGTGCCCGGGCGGGGCGGGTGGCGCCACCTGCTGCCGTAAAGATGATGGTTGAGCCCCTGCCAGAGCCTCAATCTCAACATCCGGCCGGGAGCCTGCCAGATGAGGTCGGGGATCTGGTTGGGCGTCTGTCGGGGGTGCCGGCGGGTGCCGACCTAGCAGATCTGATTGAGGGCCTGCTGTCGGTTCTGCTGGTGCCCGCCCACCCGGGTGCCACCACTGATGACACCGACGGCGCGGCGGACGCCAATGAGGCTTTGAGTATTCCTGATACCGACGCTGTGTTGACCGCGGTCACTAGCCCGGCCGAGCAGGCGTTGGGCGAGCTGGCCGGGGCCTTAGGACCGGACTGGGGGCAGGGCATGGGGGCCGACGCACTCGCATGCCTGGGTGGTCAGGTGCTCAGTGAACTGGTAGGGGCCTGTCACCGGTTGGGTGCTTGGGCGGCCTGGGCGGAGGGCGTGGCCGCCGCCTGCCTGACCAGAACGGCGGAGATGAACCGCGGTACCCCGCCCTGGGGGCCAGGCGGAGAACTTGAGTGCTTGGTCACCGATGATGAGCGGAGGTTCACCGCCAGCGGGGAAATCGCCGCCCGACTCGGCACCACCCGTAGCAGTGCGGGCCTGCTCCTGGACCGTGGGCAGGCATTGCTGCAACCCGAGTTTGCAGCCACGGAGGCCTTGCACCGGGCCGGTCTGCTGGACACCTCCAAGACTGCTCTGATTGTCCGCCGTCTGCAGGACGTCAGCCCCGACACGGCGGCAGCGGTGCAAGAACGGGTGCTGGCCCGCGCGCCACGCCGCACCTGCTCGCAGCTGGGACGAGATATTGATCGGGCTCTGGCCTCCCTAGATCCCATGGGCATCAGTGGCAGGCGTAGGCGGGATGTGGCGGCACGGCGGGTGACCCGCCCCCGCCCGGCCGGTGAGGGCACCCACGAGATGCGTCTGCTGCTGCCGAGCCTGGATGCGCTGCTACTGGACGCCACCCTGGACGCGATCGCCGCCAGCGCGCGGGCCGGCGGTGACAATCGCACACTGTCCCAGTTGCGGGCCGACGCCATTACCGGCATGACTCTGCGCACCTTGCAAGGAAGCCAGAACTTGGCCTGCCGTACCGTCAACACCAACAACACCAGCACCGTTACCGGCCGTGACAGCGGCGTAGACATCAATGGCGCCAACAGCGACGGCATCAACAGCGATGGTGCCGAACACAACGGTGCCAACAGCGACGGCGCTGGTGGTGATGACTATGGCGAGCCGCCAACGTCGGCCGTCGCGGGCGATGTGGCTCCTGCCACCTTCACCGCCGCTGTCAGTGCGACCGGCCCTACCTTTGAAGGGGGTGGGCCAGGGGCCGCTGGTTTGCTGCCGGACGGGGTGCCGTTGCCGGGCCTATTGGGGGCGCTGAGCAGCCTGGTGGAGCCATCCCGTCCCTGGTGGACGCCCTCCGGCATACGCCCGGTGTTCCCGCCACCTGGAATCACTATCAACGTTGACGTCACCGTGCCGTTGAGTCTGATCCTGCCCGACGGCAGCGGAGAAAGCCTGCCCGGTGGCGGTGGGAGCGATCCGCCCACAGCCAGCGGCAGGAGTCTGTCCGCCGCTGGCAGTGGGAGCAGTCTGCCCACAACCAGCGTCCGTGGGAGCAGTGTGCCCACCGGCGCCGAGATCGTGCAGGCTGCCGGGGACGAGTCCGCCGGGGACGAGTCCGCCGGGGACGCTACCGCCTCCCGGGCCATCGAGGCTGCCGAGGCAGCCGAGACCGCTGGGGCGGCGGAGGTTGTGGTCGGCGCCGGTCGCGTGGCGGTTCCCGCCTCCACAGCCAAGGCGCTGGCAGCCGGTGGCACTTGGCGCAGGCTGGTCACCGATCCACTATCCGGGGTGGTGCTGGACGTGGGCCGCACTCACTATCGCCCGCCTGCCGGCCTACGCGATCTGGTGCAGGCCCGTGATCAGGAATGCGTCTTCCCCGGCTGCACTACTCCCGCAGCCCGTTGCGACGTCGACCATGTCATTCCCTGGGTTGCCGGTGGCGTTACCAGCCTGAACAACCTCGCCGCCTTGTGTCAGGCGCACCACCGCCTCAAGCACACCCCCGGCTGGACCCTCAGCCGTCAGAACACGGCTGACGGCGATGGCGCGCTGATCTGGACTACTCCCACCGGTGCCCGCTACCGGCGCACTCCCGACGGCACCATTACCCTCCTGCCCCGCCGCGTCGGGCCGCGTCAACTAGCCACGCCCGCCCAGCAGGCACCCCAACACCTGGCCGATGCGGTTGACAACGCGGTGGTGAGTCGGCTTGAGCACGGCTTGAGCCTGGCTGCGCAGGCACAGGAACAAGCACAAGCACAAGCACAGAGAACTGCCCCTGTCAGCGGCTCCGGCGTCGCTACTGCCGCGGTGCTCGGCGGTGTCTCCACTCGTGCCGGGACGCGTCCCGGTCTGCCCCCACAACCCCCACAAGTACAAGTAGTCAGCCGCGGGCCCCGGCCCGGACATCCCATCGGCGCATTCGAGACCACCCCCTTTCCTCAAGCCCTTCACGACCTGGGGCTGGCGCCACTACTTGAGCAAATCCCACCCTTCTAA
- a CDS encoding tRNA (cytidine(34)-2'-O)-methyltransferase, producing the protein MLHVVFFKPRIPGNSGAAIRLSANTGAMLHLVDPLFDMDDAKLRRAGLDYHDLARTRVHDTWEECLEQVPGRVFAFTAHTTTLYTDILWRQDDALLFGPEPTGLPEQVMAHPRVTGRARIPMLPGSRSLNLANSAAVGLYEAWRSLGFPGAMPPVGY; encoded by the coding sequence GTGCTTCACGTCGTCTTCTTCAAACCCCGCATTCCGGGCAACTCCGGCGCCGCCATCCGGCTGAGCGCCAACACCGGGGCCATGCTCCATCTGGTCGATCCCTTGTTCGACATGGATGACGCCAAGCTGCGCCGTGCCGGCCTGGACTACCACGATCTAGCCCGCACGCGCGTGCACGACACCTGGGAGGAGTGCCTGGAGCAGGTGCCCGGACGCGTCTTCGCCTTCACCGCCCACACCACCACGCTTTACACCGATATTCTCTGGCGCCAGGACGATGCCCTGCTCTTCGGCCCCGAGCCCACCGGCCTGCCCGAACAGGTCATGGCACACCCACGAGTCACCGGGCGGGCGCGTATCCCCATGCTTCCCGGCAGCCGCTCGCTCAACCTGGCCAACTCAGCCGCCGTGGGCCTGTACGAGGCCTGGCGAAGTCTTGGCTTCCCCGGCGCCATGCCCCCAGTCGGTTACTAG
- a CDS encoding dihydrolipoyl dehydrogenase family protein: MGDTTAVTASGQVQEVDLLVVGGGKAGKSLAMLRARKGDDVVMVERDKVGGTCINVACIPTKTLITSARVLHQVQGAAAYGVALPELGADDSSSRDDTALLTRAHIDISALRARKERLVGGMVAAHETMFADSGMDFVRGTARFVAPRTVEITTGDGAERLVRGRRVLINTGTTPAVPDIPGLADAPYWTSEDLLTLPELPGHLLILGGGVIGVEMACLMSMLGVPVTLLHSGEHVLNREDADVAAEVAAGLETLGVEILTGARVSAVRSSARSGPVVVHTDDGREATGSHLLIALGRTPVTAGLGLETAGVELTERGFVRVDDQLRTTADGVYAAGDVAGTPMFTHASWNDFRVLRDLLDGREASTAGRIIPWTVFTTPELGHVGLTEAQARAAGHNVRVAKTPTAAVPRAKTLGATTGFYKLIIDADTDRILGAAIIGESAGEVITAVQVAMLAGMPFQQLRDAPISHPTMGEGLNIVLDSLG, encoded by the coding sequence ATGGGCGACACCACCGCCGTCACCGCATCCGGACAGGTTCAGGAGGTCGACCTTCTCGTCGTCGGAGGAGGCAAAGCGGGCAAATCACTGGCCATGCTGCGTGCCCGCAAGGGAGACGACGTAGTCATGGTCGAGCGGGACAAAGTCGGCGGCACCTGCATCAATGTCGCCTGCATCCCCACTAAAACCCTCATAACCTCCGCACGCGTGCTGCATCAGGTGCAGGGTGCCGCCGCCTATGGCGTGGCTCTGCCCGAGCTTGGTGCCGACGACTCCAGCTCCCGTGACGACACCGCCCTGCTGACCCGCGCCCATATCGACATCTCTGCCCTGCGGGCACGTAAGGAAAGACTCGTGGGCGGCATGGTGGCAGCCCACGAGACCATGTTCGCCGACTCCGGCATGGACTTCGTGCGCGGCACCGCCCGCTTCGTGGCCCCGCGCACCGTCGAGATCACCACTGGCGACGGCGCCGAGCGCCTGGTGCGGGGGCGGCGCGTCCTGATCAACACCGGCACCACCCCGGCCGTCCCCGACATTCCGGGTCTGGCCGACGCCCCCTACTGGACCAGTGAGGACCTGCTCACCCTGCCCGAACTGCCCGGGCACTTGCTCATCCTCGGCGGCGGAGTCATCGGTGTGGAGATGGCCTGCCTGATGAGCATGCTGGGCGTGCCCGTAACTCTGCTCCACTCCGGCGAGCACGTGCTGAACCGGGAGGACGCCGACGTCGCCGCCGAGGTTGCCGCCGGACTGGAGACCCTCGGCGTGGAGATCCTCACCGGTGCCCGTGTGAGCGCCGTGCGCTCCTCCGCCCGCTCCGGGCCGGTGGTGGTGCACACCGACGACGGGCGCGAGGCCACCGGCTCCCACCTGCTTATCGCCCTGGGCCGTACCCCGGTAACCGCTGGCCTGGGGCTGGAGACGGCCGGGGTGGAGCTGACAGAGCGCGGCTTCGTGCGCGTGGACGACCAACTGCGCACCACCGCCGACGGCGTGTACGCCGCCGGGGACGTGGCCGGCACCCCCATGTTCACCCACGCCTCCTGGAACGACTTCCGCGTGTTGCGGGACCTGCTGGACGGCCGCGAGGCTTCGACTGCCGGCCGGATCATCCCCTGGACCGTGTTCACCACCCCCGAGCTCGGGCACGTCGGCCTCACCGAGGCCCAGGCTCGAGCGGCCGGACACAATGTGCGGGTCGCCAAGACCCCCACCGCGGCCGTGCCCCGCGCCAAGACCCTGGGCGCCACCACCGGTTTCTACAAGCTGATCATTGACGCCGACACCGACCGCATCCTCGGCGCCGCGATCATCGGCGAGAGCGCCGGGGAGGTCATCACCGCCGTCCAAGTGGCCATGCTCGCTGGCATGCCTTTCCAGCAGCTGCGTGACGCCCCCATCTCCCACCCGACCATGGGGGAGGGGCTCAACATAGTCCTGGACTCGCTGGGCTGA
- a CDS encoding phosphatase PAP2 family protein: MQQTVAVPQRDPRPLLALVATAATAVFSWLAVSTELGHSLAAYDPAVTSLIVGMRHGPVTAVAWPLTHLGGTLGLTALTVAVCAFFLLHGHRLHAAVLAGAMIGSSSLTVLLKIVFARSRPSTALLLGEPASSWSFPSGHAFNTGVFAGVLAGFVLFSATPPLRKALAAVAACTTTVLVGLSRIYLAYHWFTDVLAGWSIALAWLCVVGVVVVTIRRRSLRSRRRQPTSGPHGRAAGADQRR; encoded by the coding sequence ATGCAGCAGACCGTGGCCGTCCCACAGCGGGACCCCCGACCACTTCTCGCCCTCGTGGCGACGGCGGCTACCGCCGTATTCTCCTGGCTCGCGGTGAGCACAGAACTCGGACACTCCTTAGCCGCCTACGATCCTGCGGTCACGTCATTGATTGTGGGCATGCGCCACGGGCCCGTCACAGCCGTGGCATGGCCGCTCACGCACCTGGGCGGCACACTGGGGTTGACGGCGCTCACGGTGGCGGTCTGTGCGTTCTTCCTGTTGCACGGTCACAGGCTCCACGCCGCGGTGCTGGCCGGAGCCATGATCGGCTCCTCGTCACTGACTGTGCTGCTAAAAATCGTTTTCGCACGGTCACGCCCCTCCACCGCACTGCTTCTGGGAGAACCCGCATCCTCCTGGTCTTTCCCCTCCGGACACGCCTTCAACACCGGAGTCTTCGCAGGAGTCCTGGCAGGTTTCGTGCTGTTCTCCGCGACCCCACCGCTCCGCAAGGCACTGGCAGCCGTGGCGGCATGCACAACCACTGTGCTGGTGGGACTCTCGCGCATATACCTCGCCTATCACTGGTTCACCGACGTGCTCGCCGGCTGGAGCATCGCCCTGGCGTGGCTGTGCGTGGTCGGGGTCGTCGTTGTCACCATTCGACGGCGATCCCTCAGGAGTAGACGCCGTCAACCCACCAGCGGCCCGCACGGGCGAGCAGCAGGGGCGGACCAGCGTCGGTGA
- a CDS encoding YbaK/EbsC family protein — translation MNQLREPAEVFAETLGWQSALERSDLLAPPVAAVLGALAAAPQGRELAQEAKVVEIDPALSDTDALNAHYSLNPEATGNCVLVAGKRSGERRLAACVVRATDFADVNHLVKQLIDVRKASFLPMKQAVEMSGMAYGGITPVGLPSEWRLLIDAQVAARDTMLIGAGVRHSKLLVPGALLAALPGAEVIEGLGVTPT, via the coding sequence ATGAACCAGCTGCGTGAACCGGCCGAGGTCTTCGCCGAGACACTCGGCTGGCAATCCGCCCTGGAACGCTCCGATCTGCTCGCCCCGCCCGTAGCCGCCGTGCTTGGCGCCCTCGCCGCTGCCCCGCAGGGGCGGGAACTGGCCCAGGAGGCGAAAGTGGTGGAGATCGACCCGGCCCTATCCGACACCGATGCCCTGAACGCACACTACTCACTGAACCCCGAGGCCACCGGGAACTGCGTACTGGTGGCGGGCAAGCGCTCCGGCGAGCGGCGCTTGGCGGCCTGCGTGGTGCGGGCCACCGACTTCGCCGACGTCAACCACCTGGTCAAGCAGCTGATCGACGTGCGCAAGGCGTCCTTCCTGCCCATGAAGCAGGCCGTGGAGATGAGCGGCATGGCCTACGGCGGCATCACCCCGGTCGGCCTGCCCTCCGAATGGCGGCTGCTGATCGACGCGCAGGTGGCTGCGCGCGACACGATGCTCATTGGCGCGGGTGTGCGTCATTCCAAGCTGCTGGTACCCGGGGCACTGCTAGCGGCCCTGCCTGGCGCCGAGGTAATCGAGGGGCTGGGCGTTACCCCCACCTGA
- a CDS encoding thymidine kinase gives MAKLYFRYGAMNSGKTTGLLQTAHNYEERGQRVLLVKAAIDTKGDDTVVSRLGMTRRVDLLVTAADDVRALVRCAALGERAADPRVGAREAVDCVLVDEAQFLTPLQVDQLMEIVLLDDVPVLAYGIRTDFRTVSFPGSRRLLEVAHSLEELKTICRCGRKAIFNARKAGGAFVFDGDQVAIDGVDVTYESLCGKCYLEFGGVLPGE, from the coding sequence ATGGCCAAGCTCTACTTCCGCTACGGTGCGATGAACTCGGGCAAGACCACCGGGCTGCTCCAGACCGCCCATAATTATGAGGAGCGTGGGCAGCGCGTTCTCCTGGTCAAGGCCGCCATCGACACCAAGGGTGACGACACCGTCGTCTCCCGGTTGGGAATGACCCGTCGCGTCGACCTGCTCGTCACTGCCGCCGATGACGTCCGCGCTCTGGTGCGATGTGCCGCACTGGGTGAGCGTGCCGCCGATCCCCGGGTCGGGGCGCGGGAGGCGGTTGACTGCGTGCTGGTAGATGAGGCGCAGTTCCTCACCCCGCTGCAGGTCGATCAGCTCATGGAGATTGTGCTCCTGGACGACGTTCCCGTGCTGGCCTACGGAATTCGCACCGACTTCCGTACTGTGAGCTTCCCCGGATCGCGGCGCCTACTGGAGGTGGCCCACTCCCTGGAGGAACTGAAGACGATCTGCCGCTGTGGGCGCAAGGCCATCTTCAACGCCCGGAAGGCGGGTGGCGCCTTCGTGTTCGACGGCGATCAGGTTGCCATCGACGGCGTCGACGTCACCTATGAGTCCCTGTGCGGCAAGTGCTACCTGGAATTCGGGGGTGTGCTGCCGGGGGAGTAG
- a CDS encoding DNA polymerase Y family protein — protein sequence MTPFVPAAGTPAPKPTADPRAPRLIAVWTPDWPVVALTVEAQRPDMPDPALTPVAVVGGRGVVAASAPARAVGIARGMRLRVARSLCPGLVVLPPQPDREARAYETVMDSLSDFLADPLVARPGLALSAAHGPARWAGGEEPLAAALVEAVAAGPGVECQVGIADSLLGAILAARRGVIIPPGDTPDFLAPWPLESLLHALATEQGRRRAGPLLEDFGRFGLRRLGDLATLPRRDVAARFGLEGERLHRLASGDWEALPRADRPAADVATQTQLDPPIERADTAAWAARSLAEQLSERLICLGVSAAGLRVEARCENGAELGRSWMLDTVLSPTELTDRVRWQLEGWLAGRSGRPPAAPLTHLRLVALGLTPAGTAQTGLWSTSGEQAERRAHRAAGRVESLLGVGGIRVPVPRPGRDPRSRVALIDWGETLAETLDEAPWDGALPAPSPALVPPEPLPAVLLDAHGRDVGVDRQGQLTAVPAAVAVDRSGEGVMPSRLSQWSGGDESESRPMRRRVILWGGPWPVDEHWWRPGGASRRAYLQVITDAGPPLLLARAGRWWVDGVYS from the coding sequence ATGACCCCCTTCGTCCCCGCGGCGGGAACGCCCGCTCCGAAGCCGACTGCGGATCCTCGCGCACCCCGGCTCATTGCCGTGTGGACGCCGGACTGGCCCGTCGTGGCCCTGACTGTGGAGGCGCAGCGTCCCGATATGCCCGATCCGGCCCTGACTCCCGTCGCCGTAGTGGGCGGAAGAGGGGTTGTCGCAGCCTCGGCGCCTGCCCGCGCGGTCGGTATTGCCCGTGGCATGCGACTGCGGGTGGCCCGTTCGCTGTGTCCCGGACTGGTTGTCCTGCCTCCGCAGCCCGATCGGGAGGCGCGTGCCTATGAAACCGTCATGGACTCCCTTTCTGACTTTCTCGCCGATCCGCTTGTCGCCCGTCCCGGGCTGGCGCTGTCTGCCGCCCATGGCCCCGCGCGGTGGGCGGGCGGGGAGGAACCGTTGGCCGCCGCCCTCGTCGAGGCCGTGGCCGCTGGGCCGGGGGTCGAGTGTCAGGTGGGCATTGCCGATTCCCTGCTCGGTGCCATCCTCGCCGCCCGCCGGGGTGTCATCATCCCGCCCGGGGATACCCCGGACTTCCTCGCCCCCTGGCCGCTGGAGAGCCTGCTGCACGCCCTGGCCACGGAGCAGGGGCGTCGGCGGGCTGGTCCTCTCCTGGAAGACTTCGGTCGATTCGGTCTGCGCCGGTTGGGCGACCTGGCCACCCTGCCCCGCCGCGACGTCGCCGCCCGTTTCGGCCTTGAGGGGGAGCGGCTGCATCGCCTCGCCTCCGGTGACTGGGAGGCCCTGCCCCGGGCGGATCGTCCCGCCGCCGACGTCGCCACGCAGACCCAGCTAGATCCGCCCATTGAGCGGGCCGATACCGCCGCCTGGGCCGCACGCTCCCTGGCCGAACAATTGTCCGAGCGGCTCATCTGCCTGGGAGTGTCGGCCGCAGGCCTCCGGGTCGAGGCCCGCTGCGAGAATGGGGCGGAACTGGGCCGTTCCTGGATGCTTGACACCGTGCTCTCGCCCACCGAGCTCACCGATCGCGTGCGCTGGCAGCTTGAGGGATGGCTGGCCGGTCGCTCCGGCCGCCCGCCCGCCGCGCCCCTGACCCACCTGCGTCTTGTCGCCCTCGGACTCACCCCCGCGGGCACGGCCCAGACCGGTCTGTGGAGTACTTCCGGGGAACAGGCTGAGCGCCGGGCGCATCGCGCCGCCGGACGTGTCGAATCCCTCCTGGGCGTGGGCGGTATCCGTGTTCCAGTACCGCGCCCCGGACGAGATCCGCGTTCACGAGTCGCCCTCATCGACTGGGGGGAGACCTTAGCGGAGACTTTGGACGAGGCCCCCTGGGACGGTGCGCTGCCGGCTCCCTCGCCCGCCCTTGTCCCTCCTGAGCCGCTGCCCGCCGTCCTGCTCGACGCACACGGACGGGACGTCGGCGTCGATCGTCAGGGCCAATTGACTGCCGTCCCAGCCGCTGTGGCCGTGGACCGTTCCGGCGAGGGGGTGATGCCGTCACGGTTATCGCAGTGGAGCGGGGGAGATGAATCGGAGAGTCGGCCTATGCGGCGGCGAGTCATTCTCTGGGGCGGGCCCTGGCCCGTTGATGAGCACTGGTGGCGGCCCGGGGGCGCGTCACGACGCGCCTATCTACAGGTCATCACCGACGCTGGTCCGCCCCTGCTGCTCGCCCGTGCGGGCCGCTGGTGGGTTGACGGCGTCTACTCCTGA
- a CDS encoding IS1249 family transposase yields the protein MRTRSPRARLCPICQTPMKKSGRTAAGTRRWKCTACRSLATAPRPPSPGRAEQAVLGEFIDWATGSRSQADISGGSGRAFRRRTAWCWDIPVPKPPVTGEVYSQIFIDGMWLAHKWVLLVARSPTHVIAWQWAASESAAAYQALLADLAPPDLATTDGAGGALKAIAATWPGTPIQRCLIHVHRDTVRDLTHHPKTTPGKALLRHSRKLLSISTTEQATRWLVTLNDYGIQYKDWLNQRTTAQQDPQTAARTGRKWWYTHPRARRAWRRLERLAKQGQLFAYLTDPDGKPRPTPAERTTNPIESINSQVRDRLRHHRGATTDHQAAIAEWTLHTYTQAPATPAVILADWHTQGRPQRARTPKPKTNKPTTSHPAGWGTTPTPEEGLWARKGWAGRTS from the coding sequence GTGAGAACACGGTCCCCACGAGCAAGACTCTGCCCGATCTGCCAGACCCCGATGAAGAAGTCCGGCCGCACCGCCGCAGGCACCAGGCGGTGGAAGTGCACCGCCTGCCGGTCCCTGGCCACCGCGCCGCGCCCACCCTCGCCGGGTAGGGCCGAACAGGCGGTGCTGGGCGAATTCATCGACTGGGCGACCGGCAGCCGCTCCCAGGCCGACATCTCCGGTGGTAGCGGCAGGGCGTTTCGCCGCCGGACGGCCTGGTGCTGGGACATCCCAGTACCCAAGCCGCCGGTCACCGGCGAGGTGTACTCCCAGATCTTCATCGACGGGATGTGGCTGGCCCACAAATGGGTGCTCCTGGTGGCCCGCAGTCCCACGCACGTGATCGCCTGGCAGTGGGCCGCGTCCGAGAGCGCGGCGGCCTACCAGGCGCTGCTAGCCGACCTGGCCCCGCCCGACCTGGCAACCACCGACGGGGCCGGCGGCGCCTTGAAGGCCATCGCCGCCACCTGGCCGGGCACTCCCATCCAGCGGTGTCTGATCCACGTGCACCGCGACACCGTCCGTGACCTGACCCACCATCCCAAGACCACCCCCGGCAAGGCCCTACTACGCCACTCCCGCAAACTGCTGAGCATCTCCACCACCGAGCAGGCCACCAGGTGGCTGGTGACCCTGAACGACTACGGCATCCAGTACAAGGACTGGCTGAATCAGCGCACCACCGCCCAGCAGGACCCCCAAACCGCCGCCCGCACCGGCCGCAAGTGGTGGTACACCCACCCCCGGGCGCGCCGCGCCTGGCGGCGCCTGGAACGCCTGGCCAAGCAGGGCCAGCTGTTCGCCTACCTGACCGACCCGGACGGCAAGCCCCGCCCCACCCCCGCCGAGCGCACCACCAACCCCATAGAGTCCATCAACTCCCAGGTCCGCGACCGGCTGCGCCACCACCGCGGCGCCACCACTGATCACCAGGCTGCCATCGCCGAATGGACACTGCACACCTACACCCAGGCACCGGCCACGCCCGCGGTGATCCTGGCCGACTGGCACACCCAAGGCCGCCCCCAGCGCGCCCGCACACCCAAACCCAAAACAAACAAGCCCACCACCAGCCACCCCGCCGGATGGGGCACCACACCCACCCCCGAAGAAGGCCTCTGGGCCCGCAAAGGCTGGGCCGGACGAACCAGCTAG
- a CDS encoding YbhB/YbcL family Raf kinase inhibitor-like protein → MTAALTRTRPPFPYDSLPAVPAFTLASTDLVDGERMPDRFTAVHENISPELHWSGFPAATRSFVVSCFDPDAPSPAGWWHWTVQDLDASVTCLAQGVGESDLRLDGAAFHAVNDSGTHAWSGPYPPAGDGDHRYIFAVHALDVDTLGLDDDASATTVAAQCSVHAIARALLTVTYSQPGEPGSAPFLREA, encoded by the coding sequence GTGACTGCAGCTCTGACGCGCACCCGTCCGCCCTTCCCCTACGACTCACTCCCAGCCGTCCCCGCCTTCACCCTGGCCTCCACCGATCTGGTGGACGGTGAACGCATGCCCGATCGCTTCACGGCGGTGCATGAGAACATCTCGCCCGAGTTGCACTGGTCCGGTTTCCCTGCCGCCACCCGCTCCTTCGTGGTCTCCTGCTTCGACCCGGACGCCCCCTCGCCGGCCGGCTGGTGGCACTGGACGGTGCAGGACTTGGACGCATCGGTGACCTGCCTGGCACAAGGCGTCGGTGAGTCCGATCTCCGTCTTGACGGGGCCGCCTTTCACGCCGTCAACGATTCGGGCACACACGCCTGGTCCGGTCCGTATCCGCCCGCCGGTGACGGCGATCACCGGTATATCTTCGCCGTGCACGCCCTGGACGTGGACACCCTAGGCCTGGACGACGACGCCTCTGCGACGACCGTGGCCGCACAGTGCTCCGTCCATGCCATTGCCCGAGCCCTATTGACGGTCACCTACTCTCAGCCGGGCGAGCCCGGCTCCGCCCCCTTCCTTCGGGAGGCATGA
- a CDS encoding SatD family protein, which produces MPQSPVATVGDEFQAIAASLSAALTLTLRVQLLLPEGLALRFGIGVGGVETVSVDAGGTGADAGIQDGSAWWAAREAIERAHAAQDAGREFCRTWVRVAQDAVVPGDAQESEAVVNALLLLRDQAVARLRPRQRRMTTALLAGTTQVEVARAEKVSQQAVSDFSRGVGAALIEAQTLLDAAAAARTGRDPLAAQQ; this is translated from the coding sequence TTGCCGCAGTCACCCGTTGCCACCGTTGGTGACGAGTTCCAGGCCATCGCCGCCTCGCTGTCCGCCGCCTTGACGCTCACCCTGCGTGTCCAACTACTCCTGCCCGAGGGGCTGGCTCTGCGCTTCGGCATCGGTGTCGGAGGGGTGGAGACCGTCTCTGTCGACGCCGGCGGCACCGGCGCTGACGCCGGCATTCAGGACGGCAGTGCGTGGTGGGCGGCGCGCGAGGCCATTGAGCGGGCTCACGCCGCCCAGGATGCGGGCCGAGAGTTCTGCCGCACCTGGGTGCGCGTGGCGCAGGACGCCGTCGTCCCGGGGGACGCGCAGGAGAGCGAGGCGGTTGTCAATGCGCTGCTACTGCTGCGCGACCAGGCCGTCGCCCGGCTACGACCGCGGCAGCGGCGCATGACCACGGCGCTACTGGCCGGCACCACCCAGGTCGAGGTGGCCCGGGCGGAGAAGGTCAGCCAGCAGGCCGTCTCTGACTTCTCCCGTGGGGTGGGGGCGGCCCTCATTGAGGCTCAAACCCTGCTCGATGCCGCCGCCGCGGCGCGCACGGGACGCGACCCGCTGGCGGCGCAGCAATGA